From Vicia villosa cultivar HV-30 ecotype Madison, WI unplaced genomic scaffold, Vvil1.0 ctg.002007F_1_1, whole genome shotgun sequence, one genomic window encodes:
- the LOC131637458 gene encoding uncharacterized protein LOC131637458, producing MNTATQKEYCNTIMVLSFVYRLISRLIATVMAFFQFQTEEQVLSLKLLVNTETNKVLFAEAGKDFMDILCSFLTFPLGTIARLVQEDSEMGPITIGCLSSLNRSVEKLGFNTNYNSSEDYCGTLKINIDDTHLTKYYVCTEFHGISYPCSCLSIGNKTHYCSFWHPLSRSVSLLPSGIGFVKATTSFVISDDLIVSPHSMNHTIFDITKKFRVKNASSVKEVTVNLTKEKVLDLLKCSFFSKTPLTDLFIGMEPIIERSRIFSCDVKNIISGDIHITVKIVVRKSDNIILYAQGKQDFADLIIRFLTFPLGGVLRKLEGNNSSGSIEGLCKSVADLNEDEYFINNEAKNRLLHLSSLHYYCHFGWDTSYRRKTGVFLQKTKEVLNEGRNLNKLNLVNTFANPPVVSPGSYAEIPEMYIVTDDLVIEPLLSPVSSVYQLNRFKTSLDDLEEKVVTIGIKESLGIFREALNSTSALTNGLRHLLTQAKKEK from the exons ATGAATACTGCAACGCAAAAAGAATACTGCAATACAATCATGGTTCTTTCTTTTGTTTACCGTTTGATTTCTCGTTTGATAGCTACCGTTATGGCTTTTTTTCAATTTCAAACCGAGGAGCAAGTACTGTCTTTGAAACTTTTAGTAAACACAGAGACTAACAAAGTTTTGTTTGCTGAAGCAGGTAAAGATTTTATGGACATTCTCTGTAGCTTCTTAACATTTCCATTAGGTACCATTGCAAGACTTGTTCAGGAAGACTCCGAAATGGGTCCGATTACAATCGGTTGTCTCAGCTCTCTCAATCGAAGTGTCGAAAAACTTGGCTTCAACACAAATTATAACTCATCCGAAGATTATTGCGGCACCCTCAAGATTAACATTGATGACACTCACCTCACAAAGTACTATGTATGTACCGAGTTTCATGGGATCAGTTATCCATGTTCTTGTTTAAGCATAGGTAACAAAACACATTATTGTAGCTTTTGGCATCCTTTGTCCCGTTCAGTTTCCCTGCTTCCTTCTGGCATTGGATTTGTGAAGGCTACTACAAGTTTTGTCATTAGCGATGATTTAATTGTGTCGCCGCACTCCATGAATCACACAATCTTTGATATCACCAAGAAATTTAGAGTAAAAAATGCTAGCTCGGTTAAAGAAGTAACTGTCAATCTCACTAAGGAAAAG GTATTGGACCTGTTGAAGTGTTCGTTTTTTTCCAAGACACCTCTAACCGATTTGTTTATAGGAATGGAACCTATTATCGAGAGATCAAGGATTTTCTCTTGTGACGTTAAAAACATTATTAGTGGTGATATTCATATCACGGTGAAGATAGTTGTAAGAAAGTCCGATAACATTATATTGTATGCTCAAGGGAAACAAGATTTTGCAGACTTAATTATACGATTTCTAACATTTCCGTTGGGTGGAGTTCTGCGCAAGTTAGAAGGGAATAATTCCTCGGGTAGTATTGAGGGACTGTGCAAGAGCGTAGCTGATTTAAATGAAGACGAGTACTTCATAAACAATGAAGCAAAGAACAGGCTTCTCCATCTAAGCTCTTTGCATTATTATTGTCATTTTGGATGGGACACTTCCTATAGAAGAAAAACTGGTGTCTTTCTTCAAAAAACTAAGGAAGTTTTGAATGAAGGgcgaaatttaaataaattgaatttgGTTAATACATTTGCCAATCCGCCTGTGGTAAGTCCTGGAAGTTATGCAGAGATACCAGAAATGTATATTGTTACAGATGATCTGGTCATAGAGCCGTTGTTGTCTCCAGTTTCATCTGTATATCAACTCAATCGTTTCAAAACTTCTCTTGATGATTTAGAAGAAAAAGTTGTCACCATTGGCATCAAGGAG AGTCTCGGCATATTTAGGGAAGCTTTAAACTCAACATCTGCTCTCACAAATGGTCTCCGCCACCTGTTAACCCAAGCTAAGAAGGAGAAATGA